A section of the Girardinichthys multiradiatus isolate DD_20200921_A chromosome 5, DD_fGirMul_XY1, whole genome shotgun sequence genome encodes:
- the tnip2 gene encoding TNFAIP3-interacting protein 2 translates to MDSASISSEGDALLREKTRSFGVLNTLYHETRGEMELLNKQIYLKDNIIADLKTRLARHERIYMTVGDDEPVVIGPANSLVESLLTEICKLKQKRSDMDLKAARQAEEIQRLNAQIREKELELERIRCQPDHEKDQEIQRLRVALEEREQAAATRTVLCSSLAEEADQLRGQLGATVKVCQKLLGRLEKKGRGGEVEELSQQQNAKETPDLSDLNAAKSQIRQFQEENQQLKQRVAYVQDLNSQWQKYDTSREEYIRALCQRLKESSGQGLSLVMLQQEISRLNSLLDEKIRECSRLDRDMEDIRRQSHERIQTLEQQVLIYTEDFKSERADRERAQGQIADLKEQISQLKQQLYKQQGASRESRDVVPLCRVHIGHRISPRRNKDSSEPLLRTAPEREQPAAPPPPATASAATVATNWRECPGHSELQCPQCHARFNDTEAAECMKHLEECARL, encoded by the exons ATGGATAGCGCCAGTATAAGCTCTGAGGGTGACGCGCTGCTGCGGGAGAAAACGCGGAGCTTCGGCGTGCTGAACACCCTGTATCATGAGACGAGGGGGGAAATGGAGCTCCTCAACAAGCAGATCTACCTAAAGGACAATATTATTGCAGACTTAAAGACAAGGCTGGCTAGACATGAGAGGATCTACATGACGGTGGGAGATGACGAGCCTGTGGTCATCGGTCCGGCcaactccttggtggaaagccTGCTGACAGAGATCTGCAAGCTGAAACAGAAGAGAAGCGACATGGATCTCAAAGCAGCCCGACAAGCAGAG GAGATCCAGAGGCTGAATGCACAGATCAGGGAGAAGGAGCTGGAGCTGGAGAGGATCCGGTGTCAGCCGGACCATGAAAAGGACCAGGAGATCCAGAGGCTGCGGGTGGCCctggaggagagggagcaggcCGCAGCTACCAGGACTGTCCTCTGCTCGTCGCTGGCCGAGGAGGCCGACCAGCTGCGCGGCCAGCTTGGAGCGACCGTCAAGGTGTGCCAGAAGCTGCTGGGCAGGCTGGAGAAGAagggaagaggaggagaagtaGAGGAGCTGTCCCAGCAGCAGAACGCCAAGGAG ACACCAGACCTCTCTGACTTGAATGCTGCTAAATCCCAAATCCGCCAGTTTCAGGAAGAAAATCAGCAACTGAAGCAGCGCGTGGCTTAC GTGCAAGATCTAAACTCCCAGTGGCAGAAGTACGACACAAGCAGGGAAGAATACATCCGGGCTTTGTGTCAGAGGCTGAAGGAGAGCTCTGGGCAGGGCCTGAGCCTGGTGATGCTCCAGCAGGAGATTTCCAGACTCAACTCCTTACTGGACGAGAAAATCAGGGAGTGTTCAAGGTTGGATAGAGATATGGAGGACATAAGGAGGCAAAGCCATGAGCGAATACAGACACTGGAGCAGCAG GTCCTTATCTACACAGAAGACTTTAAGTCGGAGCGAGCAGACAGAGAACGAGCTCAGGGTCAGATTGCAGACCTGAAGGAGCAGATTTCTCAGTTAAAGCAGCAGCTTTACAAACAG CAGGGAGCCAGTAGGGAGAGCAGAGACGTGGTCCCCTTGTGTCGTGTCCACATTGGACACAGGATCTCCCCAAGGCGAAATAAGGACTCCTCGGAGCCTCTGTTGAGGACTGCTCCTGAAAGGGAGCAGCCAGCcgctccaccaccaccagctaCAGCATCGGCAGCTACCGTAGCAACAAACTGGAGGGAATGCCCGGGCCACTCAGAGTTACAATGTCCGCAGTGCCACGCCAGGTTCAATGACACTGAGGCTGCAGAGTGCATGAAGCATTTAGAGGAGTGCGCCCGGCTATGA